The Xiphophorus couchianus chromosome 3, X_couchianus-1.0, whole genome shotgun sequence genome segment AGTCACCCCCTGCAGTGGCTGCTGTCCatgaggaggagcagcagcagggaggggaggaagaggatgaagtCTGCTGCGTTGATCAGGAGCTCCCAGAGACGTCGCAGGGCAAAGAGGAGCAGGAGCAGCCGCGGGGAGACGCTCCCAAGCGGCACTTCTGGATGGTGCACGACCCCGCTGAGAACCAGGACGACCCGGAGTCAGAGGCGCAGGAGTTCATCTCACCCCACACCGGCCTGCCGACCTCTCTGCACGAACAGGCGCTGCACTTCCAGCAgtttctcagcagcagcagcaacaacggCGGGGGGAACAGCAGCGGCGACGAGAGCAGAGACAGGCCCTACATCTGCTCCGTGTGTGAGAAGCGCTTCACCAACTGCTCCCACCTGGCGGCCCACATCAGGACGCACACGGGGGAGAGGCCCTACATGTGTGACATCTGCAGGAAGACCTTCATCACCACAAGCGCTCTGAACAGACACCAGACCATTCACACCGAGGGGAAGCGGTATATATGCGCCTTCTGTGGGAAGTCCTTTAAATGGATGGAGTCTCTAGGCAGACATGTGAGAAGCGTTCACAAGAGTGATAATGTGCAAGTATGAGGTTcgcattaaagctgcagtatgtgacttttattaaaaagaacaatgttttttatgtatttgtcaAAACTATAACTATGTTATGACAGTTTGTTACCAGGtcatctgtgaaaagaaaaatcgaTGATTTCCTGAtctactattgctgtctgacGAAATGCACCGCCctcgaccaaaaacaaccaatcagagccaggaagcaGGTCTTAGCGCTTTCAAACAATGCTGCTAAATAAGGCAAAGGAGGAGAAACAGCTTAccttcacagaaaaaaacagtctttCCGTGGCCATGTTAACAAGAGtgagcattcacaacatgcTATGCTAGCTGAGGTAGTACAGAGCAAGGTGGTAAGGGAGGATG includes the following:
- the LOC114141947 gene encoding zinc finger and SCAN domain-containing protein 12-like, producing the protein MLPLRVFLNERLSAVAEEILGAVEKTIAVYQEEILRSKDLEIRQLRMQLKLLRSEPKSDNYLETEQLHSPPPPSASPSVQPHQSPPAVAAVHEEEQQQGGEEEDEVCCVDQELPETSQGKEEQEQPRGDAPKRHFWMVHDPAENQDDPESEAQEFISPHTGLPTSLHEQALHFQQFLSSSSNNGGGNSSGDESRDRPYICSVCEKRFTNCSHLAAHIRTHTGERPYMCDICRKTFITTSALNRHQTIHTEGKRYICAFCGKSFKWMESLGRHVRSVHKSDNVQV